The following is a genomic window from Collimonas fungivorans Ter331.
GTGCATGCGGCGCATGACAAGCTCGACGAGCTGAAGGCCCGCAACGCCAAGCTGGATTCGGAAGTACATGATTTGAAAGAAGGCACCGGCGCGGTCGAAGAACGGGCGCGCACCGAGCTGGGCATGATCAAGCAGGACGAGATTTTTATCCAGGTGCTCGATCCGAACGGCAATCCGGCCGATGCGCCGGCGCCGCCCAATGCGGCGTTGACCGCGGTGGAAAAGACCGTAGCGGTCGCCGTGCCAACCGAAAAGAAACCAGAACGCTAACTTTCGTTAGCCAGCAGGGCGCCCATGCTGTTCGCGGCGCCCATACTCCAATCTTAATGTTTGCTGCTGCCGGTAGAGAGCAGCGCTTCAACCGGCGCCGTGCTGGCGAACAGGTGCGCGCAGTCGACTTTGTCGAATTCATAATGCTGGCCGCAAAAATCGCAATCCACCGCCAGCTTGCCGAGGTCTGCCAGAGCTTCCTCGATTTCAGGCTGGCCCAGCATCTTCAGCATGTTGCCGACTTTTTCGCGTGAACAATTGCACTGGAAGCTGGGCTGCTGCGGTTCGAAAACACGGATGGTTTCTTCCCAGAACAGGCGGCGCATCAAAGTCTGGATGTCCGTCGACAGCATTTCTTCCGGACGCAGGGTGCCGCCCAGCGCCAGGAAACGGTTCCAGGTTTCCAGTTCATCGTTGACCGGCACGTCGATGCCGCCGTGGTTCGGCAGTTTCTGCAGCAGCAAGCCGCGCGCAACCTTGTCGTCGGCGGCCAGCCACAGCTTGGTGTCCAGCTGTTCCGAGCGCAGCATGTAGTTTTCAATGACGGTAGCGACATTCTCTCCATCCAGCGGCACGATGCCCTGGTAAGCCTGCTGGCCAGGCATCTTGTCCTGCGGGTCGAGCGTAATCGCAAAGCGTCCCTGGCCGTTCAGGTTGACCAGTTGCGACATGGTGGCGTCGGGGTCGATCACCGCATCCGGCGCCAGCTTGGCGGTGGCGCGCATCTGCAGCTGCGAATCGCACTCGGCCACCAGCAGCCGGATCGGACCGTCGCCGTGGATCTGCATGACGATGACGCCGTTGAATTTCAGGTTAGCCGACAGCAAGGCCGCCGCCGCCATCATTTCGCCCAGCAGGGTCTTGACCGGCGTCGGATAGTTGCGGTGCGCCAGCACTTGCTGCCAGGTGGACGACAGCTCCACCAGCTCGCCGCGCACGGCGGCGTTCTCCACCATGAATTTTTGCAGTGAATCGCCGTGCGCGTCGCCGGCATCCGTCATCTTTGTTACGTCCATATTTTTTATCCGCTGATGTATTACTTCTACCGTATTACTTCTAATTTATTGCTTCAAAACTGCTGCCCGCTATCCGATCAGCTTCAAGCTGTCCTTGTATTCCTGCCCGCGC
Proteins encoded in this region:
- the ftsB gene encoding cell division protein FtsB; the encoded protein is MRLIAIFLTALLILVQYPLWLGKGGWLRVWDMDQQVHAAHDKLDELKARNAKLDSEVHDLKEGTGAVEERARTELGMIKQDEIFIQVLDPNGNPADAPAPPNAALTAVEKTVAVAVPTEKKPER
- the hslO gene encoding Hsp33 family molecular chaperone HslO, giving the protein MDVTKMTDAGDAHGDSLQKFMVENAAVRGELVELSSTWQQVLAHRNYPTPVKTLLGEMMAAAALLSANLKFNGVIVMQIHGDGPIRLLVAECDSQLQMRATAKLAPDAVIDPDATMSQLVNLNGQGRFAITLDPQDKMPGQQAYQGIVPLDGENVATVIENYMLRSEQLDTKLWLAADDKVARGLLLQKLPNHGGIDVPVNDELETWNRFLALGGTLRPEEMLSTDIQTLMRRLFWEETIRVFEPQQPSFQCNCSREKVGNMLKMLGQPEIEEALADLGKLAVDCDFCGQHYEFDKVDCAHLFASTAPVEALLSTGSSKH